The following proteins are co-located in the Cyprinus carpio isolate SPL01 chromosome B19, ASM1834038v1, whole genome shotgun sequence genome:
- the topaz1 gene encoding protein TOPAZ1 isoform X1 has protein sequence MLPCSGVSRIKLKRDSFKLNNKLEPNKRRWTGPKTVSGLNPLADRGIQVQDQASSPAGVVYSELNANDICATADREPPSQFDGQASSKQDPHAEHDCCGGGYNPGTFPSTVSGFSNCQGGGTKAQSTCTSSQPPCKKMPRRLSEHRKEFFYRLRLALCLKRRNGGKRVINGPTEMQCHALSYINSNVSVESDNISIKSTVCGESVEQSPPAQLEPKYDQNTGGTDYLGQEKPRAGRGRPRKLFKGHFGGPDGRVKTTIKTDARRAHASQARRASSGQKTNISSKLELRRQLRSDTRKNRKRLVKHSCCALCGDVKYIPPPSKNLAPLLSHRSRAGQPSQSVCQKDAGHISESPTAMNFRFEKYPMVNLCNVARVFDIASRDFSCVLPAVLRQKRKCKRVQCLRKEFDFLVHPHLHGIKECRSKIANQSWEVSTPTHSCASFSSGDPLSGATGSTYVLDTAETPDGSTKERDTCLARNLDCESMRQTDVEGTDSVLPGCDDSGPVLHFCEKDKACPMNNISQSPTSPARRVPPLILRRVAVSGFGFRGGDDDGENSGHSLDEEKEGDSSNEDSDSEVNSPESFSCQRVQAYIFFPQSSCARTYKAWPFPRTGPPNDPRSPLRTGPRWIVTTSFPAIVQTPLSGAPECLSDKDIQNEMYKPTKQSKSSDDTREVLEGQPLCSFVPGENTLAVLERTQKDPAQSLNPSRTMTQDSFISRLADHNSCRLESRDMLEQHPSASGEKHPTCTPERTPRGLVHSPKVILTHVSKPAEPESNRSLKKGLEDVLESSVPVVTEQVNICKFNGLGYATSLEECGLLNNHCLLKKSDQKAFSSGSEIQADFIRDEDQKLSKDVSDLEISTCPVSQTSRVQTIEDQEWNENSDGRTLYNPGSLSEICLKVEMLKARHPPLVTTTSEMDQDADATLHTAGSNPDCSGEEKQKQGFDSCTVADSSSEDENEHVTSLSSDDSVEQDAAVSSQSDGDGTSQMNDEEQGYIPPQFPAVADCFLDVSRAYEEDILVLDVIQDDPELFGAVVSETVSEQDTSAEENGKTPPKIEKLLAGNHCKIVWDLNADGSSESCPTAADIKIDGMKDVGSLTVKETDNYRAQPVQGLSISNSEQNATDCNNNQEMSQTNGITVINTRASRLVMDTCSNGYEVTPKETSTLRTSNSNYCWFYFSEYNSCMRSVCWFLHVPRDGDEKFCMDTVKKFCHTGKHALILRAVEVFMGYYSSCSPSVSFSEEIVNSLLSSLLQFCLLREFEAVINLLLKHKRLPPPEIMLGAFKLVMERGLIISVPELIHLTSKIVEAGCVFSVDQCEIMQNHLQMMQVPRQQMDIFLAVKCRALVTNPHTSELSDLAQAVVRVEMLKHQEDWAGLALVFCNVCVGTHSQMELLRFCCCVTMALLKEPKGKLTLPYELFAESVCQQVLSNDMIKTILGRIGVSLIFRYHRTRDWNKGVKLVSVMFRLHIEFITLKGLMGNENRVSRCQLVTMATEFFLHSGSIEGALKMLRADGWFVNSSMWPCEQADIENRKHVLTLLAEKTSHRDAFEIITNLPGIRQPINGVQINDYAETFNVHLRLCLAKQTLPVAADILEFMLIHGMVPDTLQLQSLIHKLGKQNNWSRARALFKRAQSAGFYSAVVCERDSLFLPCNLSEIEMTLAFEMFITFINTKLLAPSGASQPLLITLRRHADIEDVTESVYLAAGCRLLSAALIPNPKLSIRYTAVNKSQEQFFHLDRASAHKWFLQNERWAREIWAS, from the exons ATGCTTCCGTGCAGCGGCGTTTCGAGGATCAAATTGAAGAGGGATTCGTTTAAGCTCAATAACAAATTAGAGCCGAACAAACGCAGATGGACTGGACCTAAAACTGTGTCTGGTTTAAATCCACTTGCCGATCGTGGCATACAGGTTCAAGACCAAGCCAGTTCTCCAGCAGGTGTCGTTTACTCAGAACTGAACGCCAACGATATCTGCGCCACAGCCGACCGCGAACCACCGTCCCAGTTTGACGGGCAAGCGAGCTCCAAACAAGACCCTCATGCGGAACATGACTGCTGCGGAGGGGGTTATAATCCAGGTACTTTCCCATCCACAGTCAGTGGTTTTAGTAACTGTCAAGGCGGAGGAACTAAAGCTCAGAGTACCTGTACTAGCAGTCAGCCCCCGTGCAAAAAGATGCCGAGACGGTTGTCCGAACATAGAAAAGAGTTTTTCTACCGTTTGCGTTTAGCTTTGTGCTTAAAACGTCGAAATGGCGGGAAGCGTGTGATAAACGGGCCGACAGAAATGCAGTGCCACGCTCTGTCGTATATAAACAGTAACGTGTCGGTAGAGTCagataatatttctattaaatcCACGGTCTGTGGGGAATCAGTGGAACAATCTCCACCTGCCCAACTAGAGCCAAAGTACGACCAAAACACTGGCGGCACAGATTATTTGGGGCAAGAAAAGCCTCGTGCCGGGAGGGGAAGACCGAGGAAACTGTTTAAAGGTCATTTTGGTGGCCCTGATGGACGGGTGAAAACTACCATCAAGACGGACGCTCGGCGAGCCCATGCAAGTCAAGCCAGGCGCGCCTCTTCTGGACAAAAAACAA ATATCAGTTCAAAACTTGAGCTGAGACGACAGCTTAGGTCAGACACAAGGAAAAACCGCAAACGATTGGTGAAACATTCGTGCTGTGCTTTGTGTGGTGATGTAAAATACATTCCTCCCCCTAGTAAGAATCTGGCCCCTTTACTCAGTCACAGATCTAGAGCTGGCCAGCCCAGCCAGTCTGTGTGCCAGAAAGATGCTGGTCATATCTCAGAGTCCCCAACCGCGATGAATTTCCGCTTCGAGAAATACCCCATGGTGAATCTGTGCAATGTAGCCAGAGTGTTTGACATAGCCTCTCGTGATTTCTCATGTGTCTTACCAGCCGTACTAAGACAAAAGAGGAAGTGCAAAAGAGTGCAGTGCTTGAGGAAAGAATTTGATTTTCTTGTGCATCCTCATCTCCACGGCATCAAGGAGTGTAGAAGTAAGATTGCCAACCAGTCCTGGGAAGTTTCCACACCAACCCATAGCTGTGCTTCTTTTTCATCAGGTGATCCACTATCTGGAGCTACGGGCAGCACGTATGTTTTAGACACAGCTGAGACTCCTGATGGATCTACCAAGGAACGGGATACTTGTCTTGCAAGGAATCTAGACTGCGAGAGTATGAGACAGACCGACGTCGAAGGAACTGACTCGGTACTCCCAGGGTGTGATGACAGTGGTCCTGTTTTGCATTTCTGTGAGAAAGACAAGGCCTGTCCAATGAACAACATCTCTCAAAGTCCTACCAGCCCAGCGCGTCGTGTACCACCGCTAATACTCAGACGGGTTGCTGTCAGTGGTTTTGGTTTCAgaggtggtgatgatgatggggAGAACAGTGGTCATTCACTGGAtgaagagaaagagggagacaGTAGTAATGAGGATTCTGACAGTGAAGTGAACTCGCCTGAGAGTTTCTCCTGCCAGCGAGTGCAAGCCTACATATTTTTCCCTCAATCATCATGCGCTCGCACATACAAAGCCTGGCCCTTCCCTAGAACGGGCCCTCCTAACGACCCCAGGTCACCGCTGCGCACTGGACCCCGCTGGATTGTAACCACTTCATTTCCTGCTATCGTTCAAACTCCTCTCAGTGGAGCACCTGAATGCTTATCAGATAAAGACATTCAAAACGAAATGTACAAACccacaaagcaaagcaaaagcaGCGATGACACAAGAGAGGTACTGGAGGGGCAACCACTTTGTTCATTTGTGCCAGGGGAGAACACATTAGCAGTGTTGGAAAGGACTCAGAAAGATCCAGCACAAAGTCTTAATCCAAGTCGTACAATGACACAGGATAGTTTTATTTCGAGACTTGCAGACCACAACAGTTGCAGATTAGAAAGTAGAGACATGCTGGAGCAGCATCCTTCTGCATCTGGTGAAAAACACCCCACTTGCACACCTGAAAGGACTCCAAGGGGTCTAGTGCACAGTCCAAAAGTAATATTAACTCATGTTTCCAAACCTGCAGAGCCTGAGTCAAACCGAAGTCTGAAGAAAGGTTTGGAGGATGTTCTTGAGTCTTCTGTACCTGTAGTGACTGAACAGGTTAACATCTGCAAATTTAATGGTCTTGGCTATGCAACATCATTAGAGGAGTGCGGTCTTTTAAATAATCATTGCCTGCTCAAGAAGTCAGATCAGAAAGCGTTCTCAAGTGGGTCTGAAATTCAAGCTGATTTCATAAGGGATGAAGATCAAAAATTGTCCAAAGATGTTTCGGATCTTGAGATCAGTACCTGTCCTGTTAGCCAAACCTCAAGAGTTCAAACAATTGAGGATCAAGAGTGGAATGAAAATAGTGATGGACGAACTCTCTATAACCCTGGGTCGCTTTCGGAAATATGTCTTAAAGTAGAAATGCTAAAAGCACGGCATCCTCCTTTAGTGACGACAACGTCCGAAATGGACCAGGATGCTGATGCCACACTGCATACAGCCGGCAGCAATCCTGACTGTTCAGGAGAAGAGAAGCAAAAGCAAGGATTCGACAGCTGTACAGTTGCAGACTCCTCTTCTGAAGATGAAAACGAACATGTTACTAGTCTGTCATCAGATGACTCTGTGGAACAAGATGCTGCTGTGAGCTCACAGTCTGATGGCGATGGGACAAGTCAGATGAATGATGAAGAACAAGGCTACATCCCTCCACAATTTCCAGCGGTTGCCGATTGCTTCCTGGATGTTTCTCGAGCATATGAAGAAGACATCCTTGTACTGGACGTGATACAAGATGATCCCGAGTTATTTGGGGCTGTTGTCTCTGAAACTGTGAGTGAACAGGACACATCAGCAGAGGAGAATGGAAAGACACCGCCGAAGATAGAGAAACTACTAGCAGGGAACCATTGCAAGATTGTCTGGGACCTAAATGCAGATGG ctccagTGAATCTTGCCCAACTGCTGCAGACATCAAGATTGATGGTATGAAAGATGTCGGTTCTTTGACAG TTAAGGAGACAGACAATTACAGAGCTCAGCCTGTCCAGGGACTGAGCATTTCAAATTCAGAG CAGAATGCCACAGACTGCAATAACAACCAAGAGATGAGTCAAACAAATGGAATTACAGTAATAAACACAAGAGCATCAAGACTTGTGATGGACACCTGCAGTAACG GGTATGAAGTGACTCCAAAGGAGACTTCCACTTTGAGAACTTCAAACAGTAAT TATTGTTGGTTCTACTTTAGTGAATATAACTCCTGCATGCGAAGTGTCTGTTGGTTCCTGCACGTACCAAGAGATGGAGATGAAAAG ttctGCATGGATACAGTGAAGAAGTTCTGTCATACTGGGAAACATGCTCTTATTCTACGAGCAG TGGAGGTGTTTATGGGATATTACAGCAGTTGTTCTCCCAGCGTGAGTTTCAGCGAAGAGATTGTCAATTCTCTGCTGTCGTCTCTCCTTCAGTTTTGTTTGCTGCGAGAATTTGAGGCAGTAATTAACTTGCTTCTCAAACACAAGAGGCTG CCTCCACCTGAGATTATGTTAGGCGCTTTTAAACTCGTGATGGAAAGAGGGCTGATTATCTCTGTACCTGAGCTCATTCACCTCACCTCAAAG ATTGTCGAGGCAGGATGTGTATTCAGTGTGGATCAGTGTGAGATCATGCAGAATCATCTCCAAATGATGCAGGTTCCTAGACAGCAAATGGACATTTTCCTTGCTGTTAAATGCAG AGCTCTGGTAACTAATCCCCATACCTCCGAGCTGTCAGATCTGGCCCAGGCTGTTGTTAGAGTTGAG atGCTGAAGCATCAGGAAGACTGGGCAGGACTGGCTCTAGTATTCTGCAATGTTTGTGTTGGGACACACAGTCAAATGGAACTTCTCAGGTTTTGCTGCTGCGTTACCATGGCACTGCTGAAGGAGCCCAAAGGCAAACTCACCCTACCGTATGAGCTGTTTGCTGAATCAG TATGTCAGCAAGTCTTGTCCAATGACATGATAAAAACCATCCTGGGGAGAATTGGAGTCTCTCTGATCTTCAGGTACCACAGGACACGAGATTGGAATAAG GGAGTGAAGCTGGTCAGTGTGATGTTCAGACTGCACATTGAGTTTATCACTCTGAAAGGGCTTATGGGGAATGAGAACCGGGTGTCTCGCTGTCAGCTGGTCACTATGGCAACGGAGTTCTTCCTCCATAGCGGGAGTATTGAGGGAGCTTTGAAAATGCTGAGAG CTGATGGCTGGTTTGTGAACTCCAGCATGTGGCCTTGTGAGCAGGCTGACATCGAAAATCGAAAACATGTCCTGACGCTCTTAGCTGAGAAGACGTCACACAGAGACGCCTTTGAGATTATTACCAACTTACCTGGAATCAGACAACCGATAA ATGGTGTGCAGATAAACGACTATGCTGAAACATTCAATGTTCATCTGCGTCTGTGCTTGGCAAAGCAGACATTACCGGTTGCTGCAGATATCCTTGAGTTTATGCTAATACATGGTATGGTGCCTGATACCCTCCAGCTACAGAGCCTCATCCATAAACTGGGCAAACAGAACAACTGGAGCCGTGCCAGGGCCCTTTTTAAAC GTGCTCAGTCAGCAGGGTTTTACTCTGCGGTGGTGTGTGAAAGAGACTCTCTGTTTCTGCCGTGTAATCTCAGTGAAATTGAGATGACGCTGGCCTTCGAGATGTTCATCACCTTTATTAATACTAAACTACTGGCCCCTTCTGGAGCCTCCCAACCACTTCTCATTACACTCAGACG GCATGCTGATATTGAGGATGTAACGGAGAGTGTGTACTTGGCGGCTGGTTGTCGGCTTCTCTCTGCGGCTCTCATACCAAACCCTAAATTGAGCATCCGCTACACAGCTGTCAATAAAAGCCAAGAACAGTTCTTTCACCTGGACCGTGCATCTGCCCACAAATGGTTTTTGCAGAACGAGCGGTGGGCACGAGAGATCTGGGCAAgctag
- the topaz1 gene encoding uncharacterized protein topaz1 isoform X5, with the protein MLPCSGVSRIKLKRDSFKLNNKLEPNKRRWTGPKTVSGLNPLADRGIQVQDQASSPAGVVYSELNANDICATADREPPSQFDGQASSKQDPHAEHDCCGGGYNPGTFPSTVSGFSNCQGGGTKAQSTCTSSQPPCKKMPRRLSEHRKEFFYRLRLALCLKRRNGGKRVINGPTEMQCHALSYINSNVSVESDNISIKSTVCGESVEQSPPAQLEPKYDQNTGGTDYLGQEKPRAGRGRPRKLFKGHFGGPDGRVKTTIKTDARRAHASQARRASSGQKTNISSKLELRRQLRSDTRKNRKRLVKHSCCALCGDVKYIPPPSKNLAPLLSHRSRAGQPSQSVCQKDAGHISESPTAMNFRFEKYPMVNLCNVARVFDIASRDFSCVLPAVLRQKRKCKRVQCLRKEFDFLVHPHLHGIKECRSKIANQSWEVSTPTHSCASFSSGDPLSGATGSTYVLDTAETPDGSTKERDTCLARNLDCESMRQTDVEGTDSVLPGCDDSGPVLHFCEKDKACPMNNISQSPTSPARRVPPLILRRVAVSGFGFRGGDDDGENSGHSLDEEKEGDSSNEDSDSEVNSPESFSCQRVQAYIFFPQSSCARTYKAWPFPRTGPPNDPRSPLRTGPRWIVTTSFPAIVQTPLSGAPECLSDKDIQNEMYKPTKQSKSSDDTREVLEGQPLCSFVPGENTLAVLERTQKDPAQSLNPSRTMTQDSFISRLADHNSCRLESRDMLEQHPSASGEKHPTCTPERTPRGLVHSPKVILTHVSKPAEPESNRSLKKGLEDVLESSVPVVTEQVNICKFNGLGYATSLEECGLLNNHCLLKKSDQKAFSSGSEIQADFIRDEDQKLSKDVSDLEISTCPVSQTSRVQTIEDQEWNENSDGRTLYNPGSLSEICLKVEMLKARHPPLVTTTSEMDQDADATLHTAGSNPDCSGEEKQKQGFDSCTVADSSSEDENEHVTSLSSDDSVEQDAAVSSQSDGDGTSQMNDEEQGYIPPQFPAVADCFLDVSRAYEEDILVLDVIQDDPELFGAVVSETVSEQDTSAEENGKTPPKIEKLLAGNHCKIVWDLNADGSSESCPTAADIKIDGMKDVGSLTVKETDNYRAQPVQGLSISNSEQNATDCNNNQEMSQTNGITVINTRASRLVMDTCSNGEYNSCMRSVCWFLHVPRDGDEKFCMDTVKKFCHTGKHALILRAVEVFMGYYSSCSPSVSFSEEIVNSLLSSLLQFCLLREFEAVINLLLKHKRLPPPEIMLGAFKLVMERGLIISVPELIHLTSKIVEAGCVFSVDQCEIMQNHLQMMQVPRQQMDIFLAVKCRALVTNPHTSELSDLAQAVVRVEMLKHQEDWAGLALVFCNVCVGTHSQMELLRFCCCVTMALLKEPKGKLTLPYELFAESVCQQVLSNDMIKTILGRIGVSLIFRYHRTRDWNKGVKLVSVMFRLHIEFITLKGLMGNENRVSRCQLVTMATEFFLHSGSIEGALKMLRADGWFVNSSMWPCEQADIENRKHVLTLLAEKTSHRDAFEIITNLPGIRQPINGVQINDYAETFNVHLRLCLAKQTLPVAADILEFMLIHGMVPDTLQLQSLIHKLGKQNNWSRARALFKRAQSAGFYSAVVCERDSLFLPCNLSEIEMTLAFEMFITFINTKLLAPSGASQPLLITLRRHADIEDVTESVYLAAGCRLLSAALIPNPKLSIRYTAVNKSQEQFFHLDRASAHKWFLQNERWAREIWAS; encoded by the exons ATGCTTCCGTGCAGCGGCGTTTCGAGGATCAAATTGAAGAGGGATTCGTTTAAGCTCAATAACAAATTAGAGCCGAACAAACGCAGATGGACTGGACCTAAAACTGTGTCTGGTTTAAATCCACTTGCCGATCGTGGCATACAGGTTCAAGACCAAGCCAGTTCTCCAGCAGGTGTCGTTTACTCAGAACTGAACGCCAACGATATCTGCGCCACAGCCGACCGCGAACCACCGTCCCAGTTTGACGGGCAAGCGAGCTCCAAACAAGACCCTCATGCGGAACATGACTGCTGCGGAGGGGGTTATAATCCAGGTACTTTCCCATCCACAGTCAGTGGTTTTAGTAACTGTCAAGGCGGAGGAACTAAAGCTCAGAGTACCTGTACTAGCAGTCAGCCCCCGTGCAAAAAGATGCCGAGACGGTTGTCCGAACATAGAAAAGAGTTTTTCTACCGTTTGCGTTTAGCTTTGTGCTTAAAACGTCGAAATGGCGGGAAGCGTGTGATAAACGGGCCGACAGAAATGCAGTGCCACGCTCTGTCGTATATAAACAGTAACGTGTCGGTAGAGTCagataatatttctattaaatcCACGGTCTGTGGGGAATCAGTGGAACAATCTCCACCTGCCCAACTAGAGCCAAAGTACGACCAAAACACTGGCGGCACAGATTATTTGGGGCAAGAAAAGCCTCGTGCCGGGAGGGGAAGACCGAGGAAACTGTTTAAAGGTCATTTTGGTGGCCCTGATGGACGGGTGAAAACTACCATCAAGACGGACGCTCGGCGAGCCCATGCAAGTCAAGCCAGGCGCGCCTCTTCTGGACAAAAAACAA ATATCAGTTCAAAACTTGAGCTGAGACGACAGCTTAGGTCAGACACAAGGAAAAACCGCAAACGATTGGTGAAACATTCGTGCTGTGCTTTGTGTGGTGATGTAAAATACATTCCTCCCCCTAGTAAGAATCTGGCCCCTTTACTCAGTCACAGATCTAGAGCTGGCCAGCCCAGCCAGTCTGTGTGCCAGAAAGATGCTGGTCATATCTCAGAGTCCCCAACCGCGATGAATTTCCGCTTCGAGAAATACCCCATGGTGAATCTGTGCAATGTAGCCAGAGTGTTTGACATAGCCTCTCGTGATTTCTCATGTGTCTTACCAGCCGTACTAAGACAAAAGAGGAAGTGCAAAAGAGTGCAGTGCTTGAGGAAAGAATTTGATTTTCTTGTGCATCCTCATCTCCACGGCATCAAGGAGTGTAGAAGTAAGATTGCCAACCAGTCCTGGGAAGTTTCCACACCAACCCATAGCTGTGCTTCTTTTTCATCAGGTGATCCACTATCTGGAGCTACGGGCAGCACGTATGTTTTAGACACAGCTGAGACTCCTGATGGATCTACCAAGGAACGGGATACTTGTCTTGCAAGGAATCTAGACTGCGAGAGTATGAGACAGACCGACGTCGAAGGAACTGACTCGGTACTCCCAGGGTGTGATGACAGTGGTCCTGTTTTGCATTTCTGTGAGAAAGACAAGGCCTGTCCAATGAACAACATCTCTCAAAGTCCTACCAGCCCAGCGCGTCGTGTACCACCGCTAATACTCAGACGGGTTGCTGTCAGTGGTTTTGGTTTCAgaggtggtgatgatgatggggAGAACAGTGGTCATTCACTGGAtgaagagaaagagggagacaGTAGTAATGAGGATTCTGACAGTGAAGTGAACTCGCCTGAGAGTTTCTCCTGCCAGCGAGTGCAAGCCTACATATTTTTCCCTCAATCATCATGCGCTCGCACATACAAAGCCTGGCCCTTCCCTAGAACGGGCCCTCCTAACGACCCCAGGTCACCGCTGCGCACTGGACCCCGCTGGATTGTAACCACTTCATTTCCTGCTATCGTTCAAACTCCTCTCAGTGGAGCACCTGAATGCTTATCAGATAAAGACATTCAAAACGAAATGTACAAACccacaaagcaaagcaaaagcaGCGATGACACAAGAGAGGTACTGGAGGGGCAACCACTTTGTTCATTTGTGCCAGGGGAGAACACATTAGCAGTGTTGGAAAGGACTCAGAAAGATCCAGCACAAAGTCTTAATCCAAGTCGTACAATGACACAGGATAGTTTTATTTCGAGACTTGCAGACCACAACAGTTGCAGATTAGAAAGTAGAGACATGCTGGAGCAGCATCCTTCTGCATCTGGTGAAAAACACCCCACTTGCACACCTGAAAGGACTCCAAGGGGTCTAGTGCACAGTCCAAAAGTAATATTAACTCATGTTTCCAAACCTGCAGAGCCTGAGTCAAACCGAAGTCTGAAGAAAGGTTTGGAGGATGTTCTTGAGTCTTCTGTACCTGTAGTGACTGAACAGGTTAACATCTGCAAATTTAATGGTCTTGGCTATGCAACATCATTAGAGGAGTGCGGTCTTTTAAATAATCATTGCCTGCTCAAGAAGTCAGATCAGAAAGCGTTCTCAAGTGGGTCTGAAATTCAAGCTGATTTCATAAGGGATGAAGATCAAAAATTGTCCAAAGATGTTTCGGATCTTGAGATCAGTACCTGTCCTGTTAGCCAAACCTCAAGAGTTCAAACAATTGAGGATCAAGAGTGGAATGAAAATAGTGATGGACGAACTCTCTATAACCCTGGGTCGCTTTCGGAAATATGTCTTAAAGTAGAAATGCTAAAAGCACGGCATCCTCCTTTAGTGACGACAACGTCCGAAATGGACCAGGATGCTGATGCCACACTGCATACAGCCGGCAGCAATCCTGACTGTTCAGGAGAAGAGAAGCAAAAGCAAGGATTCGACAGCTGTACAGTTGCAGACTCCTCTTCTGAAGATGAAAACGAACATGTTACTAGTCTGTCATCAGATGACTCTGTGGAACAAGATGCTGCTGTGAGCTCACAGTCTGATGGCGATGGGACAAGTCAGATGAATGATGAAGAACAAGGCTACATCCCTCCACAATTTCCAGCGGTTGCCGATTGCTTCCTGGATGTTTCTCGAGCATATGAAGAAGACATCCTTGTACTGGACGTGATACAAGATGATCCCGAGTTATTTGGGGCTGTTGTCTCTGAAACTGTGAGTGAACAGGACACATCAGCAGAGGAGAATGGAAAGACACCGCCGAAGATAGAGAAACTACTAGCAGGGAACCATTGCAAGATTGTCTGGGACCTAAATGCAGATGG ctccagTGAATCTTGCCCAACTGCTGCAGACATCAAGATTGATGGTATGAAAGATGTCGGTTCTTTGACAG TTAAGGAGACAGACAATTACAGAGCTCAGCCTGTCCAGGGACTGAGCATTTCAAATTCAGAG CAGAATGCCACAGACTGCAATAACAACCAAGAGATGAGTCAAACAAATGGAATTACAGTAATAAACACAAGAGCATCAAGACTTGTGATGGACACCTGCAGTAACG GTGAATATAACTCCTGCATGCGAAGTGTCTGTTGGTTCCTGCACGTACCAAGAGATGGAGATGAAAAG ttctGCATGGATACAGTGAAGAAGTTCTGTCATACTGGGAAACATGCTCTTATTCTACGAGCAG TGGAGGTGTTTATGGGATATTACAGCAGTTGTTCTCCCAGCGTGAGTTTCAGCGAAGAGATTGTCAATTCTCTGCTGTCGTCTCTCCTTCAGTTTTGTTTGCTGCGAGAATTTGAGGCAGTAATTAACTTGCTTCTCAAACACAAGAGGCTG CCTCCACCTGAGATTATGTTAGGCGCTTTTAAACTCGTGATGGAAAGAGGGCTGATTATCTCTGTACCTGAGCTCATTCACCTCACCTCAAAG ATTGTCGAGGCAGGATGTGTATTCAGTGTGGATCAGTGTGAGATCATGCAGAATCATCTCCAAATGATGCAGGTTCCTAGACAGCAAATGGACATTTTCCTTGCTGTTAAATGCAG AGCTCTGGTAACTAATCCCCATACCTCCGAGCTGTCAGATCTGGCCCAGGCTGTTGTTAGAGTTGAG atGCTGAAGCATCAGGAAGACTGGGCAGGACTGGCTCTAGTATTCTGCAATGTTTGTGTTGGGACACACAGTCAAATGGAACTTCTCAGGTTTTGCTGCTGCGTTACCATGGCACTGCTGAAGGAGCCCAAAGGCAAACTCACCCTACCGTATGAGCTGTTTGCTGAATCAG TATGTCAGCAAGTCTTGTCCAATGACATGATAAAAACCATCCTGGGGAGAATTGGAGTCTCTCTGATCTTCAGGTACCACAGGACACGAGATTGGAATAAG GGAGTGAAGCTGGTCAGTGTGATGTTCAGACTGCACATTGAGTTTATCACTCTGAAAGGGCTTATGGGGAATGAGAACCGGGTGTCTCGCTGTCAGCTGGTCACTATGGCAACGGAGTTCTTCCTCCATAGCGGGAGTATTGAGGGAGCTTTGAAAATGCTGAGAG CTGATGGCTGGTTTGTGAACTCCAGCATGTGGCCTTGTGAGCAGGCTGACATCGAAAATCGAAAACATGTCCTGACGCTCTTAGCTGAGAAGACGTCACACAGAGACGCCTTTGAGATTATTACCAACTTACCTGGAATCAGACAACCGATAA ATGGTGTGCAGATAAACGACTATGCTGAAACATTCAATGTTCATCTGCGTCTGTGCTTGGCAAAGCAGACATTACCGGTTGCTGCAGATATCCTTGAGTTTATGCTAATACATGGTATGGTGCCTGATACCCTCCAGCTACAGAGCCTCATCCATAAACTGGGCAAACAGAACAACTGGAGCCGTGCCAGGGCCCTTTTTAAAC GTGCTCAGTCAGCAGGGTTTTACTCTGCGGTGGTGTGTGAAAGAGACTCTCTGTTTCTGCCGTGTAATCTCAGTGAAATTGAGATGACGCTGGCCTTCGAGATGTTCATCACCTTTATTAATACTAAACTACTGGCCCCTTCTGGAGCCTCCCAACCACTTCTCATTACACTCAGACG GCATGCTGATATTGAGGATGTAACGGAGAGTGTGTACTTGGCGGCTGGTTGTCGGCTTCTCTCTGCGGCTCTCATACCAAACCCTAAATTGAGCATCCGCTACACAGCTGTCAATAAAAGCCAAGAACAGTTCTTTCACCTGGACCGTGCATCTGCCCACAAATGGTTTTTGCAGAACGAGCGGTGGGCACGAGAGATCTGGGCAAgctag